TAAATCTTCATTCACCTTCTTTAACCACTCCATATATTGCTGATCACGATGGgtgatccacgtgtcaatccactcatggaaatgacaccaatgagtatgcgtgtcatcaccagcgtacttttgcaaacaagaaacgattcaaaattaataaaaataataaaagcatatttacaaattaatctatacctgtgatgttgaacctcttttttggacttcctcgatattcttgcaacaccaatatctctggccaaaagtctcgtaatcacgagatatgttcggaacacaacgcatttggcaatagcaatctggtggctctacacctttcggccataccttacaatctgtaatacatctattgggatcgttaggagagggtcctaaattagcctccatttcccgacggaaagctgcccgggagaatgaggagctcatagCTGCCCGGACTAATTAAAAAAAGTGGAAACTGAATTGCAAGTCTGTGCTCTCAGGAACCACAAGGTGCTCTTTTATAGACGCAGGGCTGCTTGCATGTCCAAGCACTTTGAACACAGATATTATCTCTCACTGCTCCATAGTCGTCCACGGTTctgcactcgcacgctccacaatGCCCACTCATTCCACTAAAAACAACAACAGGACATCTCACTGCTCGTACCATCAgtactcgcacgctccacagcgttcactgctaccactttaaacacggatTATTGCATCGACCTACTCATCGCATCGCCCACTTTAAACTCGTCGTACTGTCACTGCATCGAcctactcgtgattattgcactgccctGACACATCCCATCGCCCGGAACACTACACGGTACCGGCGTAATCGTCACAATGTtaaccataggaattacatcataatacaacgttaatgaaacacacagcagaaatgcagtggcatggcagaacccgttgcaactacggtaaacagattctgatctaagctaacatgccttaggtaatttaaaaaaacccaacaaatacaacgatgcagcatgtcacttggactaggtagtcctaatagccgtacccccacgtagcaaattgcgttgagccttctccgcagtatccacccattgcaggttgcgcaggcggtggtgccggaggggccGGGCCCTTGTTCTtatgacaagggcagttgcagtaaggaatagtgcaaggttcatcttgtgaagcggcagcattgctggtatcatcatcttcaacgtctttgttaccctcgctcactttctcgtaatggttcaccttgcactccagatcaaagatctttatctgtaggtactcgatgaactcctgaactgaatcaattggtgcaggatcgacccacctggtaaacccacagttttctggagcatctgaagactgcaaaacaaatttcatgtaaggtgtctcaatgaagataaagaaataaaacaaccgagcattacccatgcgtgtgggcatttgaagaaacgccgaccgccatccatcccgtcggtgcacatctgcactaagcagtcctcaccatgtctgcattttggccatgtttctctacggttatcgtattgtcgaagaggagtttcattggtaaattcagtcttgtgctgtggcggaaactcaaacactggttccggaaaggaatcaggtccaagaggcccctcccatattatggggtctccctttcttcccccttttcctttcccaaaaccgtagtaattcttcccgctagacccacctccagacattgggtatacaatgagctttggtgtttgagtggtgctgggagttcacaagcttgtgagtatttataggcgcacaaaggtctgatacccggagtgtagTGTAAATGCACATGAAAAGCCTACTGtattcgcacgctccacagcgctcactcctaccactttaaacacggacacgacctctcgttgctcttgatttgtaccctcgcacgctcaacaccgctcactcctcccactttaaacaacgacacgaCGTCTCACTGCTCATGACTTCTGCACttgcacgctccacagcgctcactcgtGATTATTGTACTGCCCCGACATATCCCATCGCCCGGAACACTGCACGGACATATACCATTTCCTGAAACATTGCACTGGCCTACTCATCATAATGGTACGTAATAGACACATCGAATCATAGTCTGCACATGCATACATAACATAGTATGACAGAACAAAGTAATTAATAAGCTACAACTTGTAAACTAGATGCGTCCGCGcttgccccctctcctcctgccaCGTCGCTCTGCAGCCTGGCCCGCCCTAGTGTGGTGCTGCGAGTACGTCAGTGGCTCCGGCGGGATGGTCTGGCGAGTGGACTGACGACCCTGCTCAGGAACAAGCGTCTGCTCCACCTGACTGTAGTCCTGCGTCGCGAGTGGGGCACCCCCCAGCTGTGAAGTGCCGACGACCTGCTGTGTCGGTGCAGAAGAGAAGAACGTGTTCACCCACTCAATCTGCGCGAGGTCGTCCACCTCCTGaatctcctcgtcgtcgtctgtCCCTCCCACCTGCCGGTACTCTGATTCACAAACTTCAATCCATCAATATTCAATTAAAAATTCCCTTGTTACCGCAAATTAACAACTGGTGTTAGACGTACCTAAATCGTGTATTGGACGACGAAGAGACGAAGATCCAGCGCCGTAGGGATCCATCGACGGAAACAGCGACGAGCCAGGCGCTACACGAATAAGAAGTACAAGTTAATGAATAAAGTTTTACATGATACGGTATTGTAAGTGACAAGAGGTTAGATTACGATTTACCTGCCGAGTACAAATGTGCCGGTCGCGGCACGTACGTGGGCCGAACTGCAGAACCCGAAGGTGTCGCCATCGTgtcaggtggcggtggcggtggcggtggacctgACTGTGCCGCGGGTGCAGACCGTCGTGACGATGGACCGGTCACAGGAACCGGCCCCGAACTGCAAGGTGGGAGGAAGGTGTCGTCCTCACGACAGGTCACGGCTCGTCGGAATCGCTTGCCCATATCGACGATCTTCTGCAGCGTGCTCTGGTGCTGGGCGGGCGTCATGTCATGGTACTGGCCCATACTCGACGAAGCCTCGGACTCAATCGCTCGTATGACATCGTACTGTACCGAGAAAGTAGTAACATCATATGCAACCAGTTTTTTTTACTGCAAAATCAATCAGAGAAACGTACCGCTATGGCGAAGTTCTGGTCTCGAACTACGGGGTATGTCTCCGACACCCTTGCGGCCTCGATCGGTGCCTCTGGAGGAACGTGCACGACACATGTGCGCGTCCTCGGCAGGTACCACCGTAGGTAGTCCGCGAACGCCTCGTCGCTGTGCGGCCGATCCTCGAAAACAATGTCATCGAGGGCCGCGGCCCAAGAGTTGACGTAAGGACGGATTTTGTCGGCCCACCGCGAGCCTGGTGGCTGACCCTGCCGTGTCCACCTATAATAGAAAGCTTGAGTGATTCAATGCTAAATGGTAGGTTAAAAAAATGATGAATTATTAACAGAACTATTTATTCGGTACCTGTGGACGTGGGCCTccactgagtgcacaatcgggaccggggtctgctggtagagaccgaactgcctcatAACCCGGTGAACGTGGTACTCCTCGACGTGGATGTCGTAAAGGATCGGCTTCCTCGTCATCCAGTACTCGTGATCTCGCAGGCATAAGGACGAAAGACCGCTCGGTGCCCGGGCGTAAATGTCGGCTGCAGTGTACGGAGTCCACCTCACGTCCGTGTCCACAAGAGCATCAAACTGTCCAACGAAGTCGTGGTACGACTTCCTCGTCTGCACGCCGACCCAAGAAGGCTGCATAATGAAAAAATAAGTTAACCGATAAATCGTACATTTGTGCACGCATGTAACAATAAGTAAAACAAATGATGTAACGTACCCTCCTGAGGCACCACAACGAACCCATCGTAGGTCTGTCGACGTCGTCGTGGTCTGCGGACAGCTGGACGTACAGCTCGAAGTCCATCTCTGGCCTACCGACGGGAAAGCGCTCGTAAGATCAGAGCTGTAACAATAGAGGACACCCAACAAAAATGGGCTCCTCTGCTGAGACTTTCGTCACGCCCGTGCAAAGACCCCTGTAACTCGCAGCCAAAACAGCAGAACCCTAGCTGAACTGTGGCATCTCGtgaagtggagcgtcagctatcGACCTCGCCAAAGGAATGAGCTGTTTGGGGGCACGAGTCACCCTGCGAGCTGCAGAACATGACCCAGCCAAACAACCACAGTAAGTAGGCCTCGAAGTGCCTGGCAACCGTAAAGTCGTCTGCGTCTGCCCTCATGTAGTCCGCCTTCAAAATGGTACGAGTCGTCAATGCAAATACGTATCAATATAAGTACGAAAAGAATCAACATTTCTGTACTCACACTAAACTATAGAAGCCACCTCTTTGTAGGCCCGTGTGCGTGGTTCGCAGGCAAGGGCCGGTACGGCAACGCTTGCTCGTTGCGCTGAACCCCGGCGAAACGAGCCAAAAGGTCGTCGCGCCACGAGAGTCCCACGTCCTCTGCACCCACAGCTCGTCCAGCACACGGCAAGCCTAGAAGCATCGCCACGTCCTGAAGAGTAGGGGTCATCTCACCGACCGGGAGGTGAAACGTGTGCATCTCCGGATGCCATCGGTCAAGA
This window of the Panicum virgatum strain AP13 chromosome 1K, P.virgatum_v5, whole genome shotgun sequence genome carries:
- the LOC120656126 gene encoding uncharacterized protein LOC120656126, translated to MDFELYVQLSADHDDVDRPTMGSLWCLRRPSWVGVQTRKSYHDFVGQFDALVDTDVRWTPYTAADIYARAPSGLSSLCLRDHEYWMTRKPILYDIHVEEYHVHRVMRQFGLYQQTPVPIVHSVEAHVHRWTRQGQPPGSRWADKIRPYVNSWAAALDDIVFEDRPHSDEAFADYLRWYLPRTRTCVVHVPPEAPIEAARVSETYPVVRDQNFAIAYDVIRAIESEASSSMGQYHDMTPAQHQSTLQKIVDMGKRFRRAVTCREDDTFLPPCSSGPVPVTGPSSRRSAPAAQSGPPPPPPPPDTMATPSGSAVRPTYVPRPAHLYSAAPGSSLFPSMDPYGAGSSSLRRPIHDLEYRQVGGTDDDEEIQEVDDLAQIEWVNTFFSSAPTQQVVGTSQLGGAPLATQDYSQVEQTLVPEQGRQSTRQTIPPEPLTYSQHHTRAGQAAERRGRRRGGKRGRI